A stretch of Gorilla gorilla gorilla isolate KB3781 chromosome 9, NHGRI_mGorGor1-v2.1_pri, whole genome shotgun sequence DNA encodes these proteins:
- the OR10A6 gene encoding olfactory receptor 10A6: MERQNQSCVVEFILLGFSNYPELQGQLFVAFLVIYLVTLMGNAIIIVIISLDQSLHVPMYLFLLNLSVVDLSFSAVIMPEMLVVLSTEKTTISFGGCFAQMYFILLFGGAECFLLGAMAYDRFAAICHPLNYQMIMNKGVFMKLIIFSWALGFMLGTVQTSWVSSFPFCGLNEINHISCETPAVLELARADTFLFEIYAFTGTFLIILVPFLLILLSYIRVLFAILKMPSTTGRQKAFSTCAAHLTSVTLFYGTASMTYLQPKSGYSLETKKVMSLSYSLLTPLLNPLIYSLRNSEMKRALMKLWQRRVVLHTI; encoded by the coding sequence ATGGAAAGACAAAATCAAAGCTGTGTGGTTGAATTcatcctcttgggcttttctaaCTATCCTGAGCTCCAGGGGCAGCTCTTTGTGGCTTTCCTGGTTATTTATCTGGTGACCCTGATGGGAAATGCCATCATTATAGTCATCATCTCCCTAGACCAGAGCCTCCACGTTCCCATGTACCTGTTTCTCCTGAACTTATCTGTGGTGGACCTGAGTTTCAGTGCAGTTATTATGCCTGAAATGCTGGTGGtcctctctactgaaaaaactACAATTTCTTTTGGGGGCTGTTTTGCACAGATGTATTTCATCCTTCTTTTTGGTGGGGCTGAATGTTTTCTTCTGGGAGCAATGGCTTATGACCGATTTGCTGCAATTTGCCATCCTCTCAACTACCAAATGATTATGAATAAAGGAGTTTTtatgaaattaattatattttcatggGCCTTAGGTTTTATGTTAGGTACTGTTCAAACATCATGGGTATCTAGTTTTCCCTTTTGTGGCCTTAATGAAATTAACCATATATCTTGTGAAACCCCAGCAGTGTTAGAACTTGCACGTGCAGACACGTTTTTGTTTGAAATCTATGCATTCACAGGCACCTTTTTGATTATTTTGGTTCCTTTCTTGTTGATACTCTTATCTTACATTCGAGTTCTGTTTGCCATCCTGAAGATGCCATCAACCACTGGGAGACAAAAGGCCTTTTCCACCTGTGCTGCTCACCTCACATCTGTGACCCTATTCTATGGCACAGCCAGTATGACTTATTTACAACCCAAATCTGGCTACTCACTGGAAACCAAGAAAGTGATGTCACTGTCTTACTCACTTCTGACACCACTGCTGAATCCGCTTATCTACAGTTTGCGAAATAGTGAGATGAAGAGGGCTTTGATGAAATTATGGCAAAGGCGAGTGGTTTTACACACAATCTGA
- the LOC101137409 gene encoding olfactory receptor 10A3, producing MKRQNQSCVVEFILLGFSNFPELQVQLFGVFLVIYVVTLMGNAIITVVISLNQSLHVPMYLFLLNLSVVEVSFSAVIMPEMLVVLSTEKTMISFVGCFAQMYFILLFGGTECFLLGAMAYDRFAAICHPLNYPVIMNRGVFMKLVIFSWISGIMVATVQTTWVFSFPFCGPNEINHLFCETPPVLELVCADTFLFEIYAFTGTILIVMVPFLLILLSYIRVLFAILKMPSTTGRQKAFSTCASHLTSVTLFYGTANMTYLQPKSGYSPETKKLMSLAYTLLTPLLNPLIYSLRNSEMKRALIKLWRRKVILHTF from the coding sequence atgaaaagacaaaatcaaAGCTGTGTGGTTGAATTCATCCTCCTGGGTTTTTCTAACTTTCCTGAGCTCCAGGTGCAGCTCTTTGGGGTTTTCCTAGTTATTTATGTGGTGACCCTGATGGGAAATGCCATCATTACAGTCGTCATCTCCTTAAACCAGAGCCTCCATGTTCCCATGTACCTGTTCCTCCTGAACCTATCTGTGGTGGAGGTGAGTTTCAGTGCAGTCATTATGCCTGAAATGCTGGTGGTGCTCTCTACTGAGAAAACTATGATTTCTTTTGTGGGCTGTTTTGCACAGATGTATTTCATCCTTCTTTTTGGTGGGACTGAATGTTTTCTCCTGGGAGCGATGGCTTATGACCGATTTGCTGCAATTTGCCATCCTCTGAACTACCCAGTGATTATGAACAGAGGGGTTTTTATGAAATTAGTAATATTCTCATGGATCTCAGGGATCATGGTGGCTACTGTGCAGACCACTTGGgtatttagttttccattttgTGGCCCCAATGAAATTAATCATCTCTTCTGTGAGACTCCCCCGGTACTAGAGCTTGTGTGTGCAGACACCTTCTTATTTGAAATCTATGCCTTCACAGGCACCATTTTGATTGTTATGGTTCCTTTCTTGTTGATCCTCTTGTCTTACATTCGAGTTCTGTTTGCCATCCTGAAGATGCCATCAACTACTGGGAGACAAAAGGCCTTTTCCACCTGTGCCTCTCACCTCACATCTGTGACCCTGTTCTATGGCACAGCCAATATGACTTATTTACAACCCAAATCTGGCTACTCACCAGAAACCAAGAAACTGATGTCATTGGCTTACACGTTGCTTACCCCTCTGCTCAATCCGCTCATCTATAGCTTACGAAACAGTGAGATGAAGAGGGCTTTGATAAAATTATGGCGAAGAAAAGTGATTTTACACACATTCTGA